The Streptomyces sp. Alt3 genome has a segment encoding these proteins:
- the glyA gene encoding serine hydroxymethyltransferase, whose protein sequence is MSPPRDRPGRIPVAVQPSDSRRPALTAADPELAALVNAEERLQADTLRLIPSENYVSAAVLEASGTVLQNKYSEGYPGKRYYEGQQVIDQVETLAAERAQALFGMDHANVQPYSGSPANLAVYLAFLEPGDTVLGMSLPMGGHLTHGWDVSATGKWFRGVRYGVRRDTGRIDLDEVRDLARAERPRLIFCGGTAVPRVIDFAGFAEIAREVGAVLVADVAHIAGLIAGGAHPSPAPYADVVSTTTHKTLRGPRGAMLLTRGEYARAVDRAVFPGLQGGPHNQTTAAIAVALKEAAGPDFAAYAHQVVANARALGEELAARGFDLVSGGTDNHLLLADLTGKGVSGKIAAKALDRAGIVVNYNTVPYDPRKPFDPSGIRIGTPALTSRGVPASEMGAVAQWIDRVVDAARTGDETTVSKVRDEVRTMMDAYPAPGLPLV, encoded by the coding sequence ATGTCGCCCCCGCGCGACCGACCCGGGAGGATCCCCGTGGCCGTACAGCCGTCCGATTCCCGCCGCCCCGCCCTGACAGCGGCCGATCCGGAGCTCGCCGCCCTGGTGAACGCCGAGGAGCGTCTCCAGGCGGACACCCTGCGCCTGATCCCCAGTGAGAACTACGTGTCCGCCGCCGTCCTGGAGGCGTCCGGCACCGTCCTGCAGAACAAGTACTCCGAGGGATACCCCGGAAAGCGGTACTACGAGGGCCAGCAGGTCATCGACCAGGTGGAGACGCTCGCCGCCGAGCGGGCCCAGGCACTGTTCGGGATGGACCACGCCAACGTCCAGCCGTACTCCGGCTCCCCGGCCAACCTCGCCGTCTACCTGGCCTTCCTGGAGCCGGGCGACACCGTCCTCGGGATGTCGCTGCCGATGGGAGGACACCTCACCCACGGCTGGGACGTCTCGGCCACCGGCAAGTGGTTCCGGGGCGTGCGGTACGGGGTGCGGCGCGACACCGGGCGCATCGACCTGGACGAGGTGCGCGACCTGGCGCGCGCCGAGCGGCCCAGGCTGATCTTCTGCGGGGGCACCGCCGTGCCCCGCGTGATCGACTTCGCAGGGTTCGCCGAGATCGCCCGGGAGGTGGGAGCGGTGCTGGTGGCCGACGTCGCGCACATCGCGGGGCTGATCGCGGGCGGCGCGCATCCCTCGCCCGCTCCGTACGCCGACGTGGTGTCCACCACCACCCACAAGACCCTCCGCGGGCCGCGCGGGGCGATGCTGCTGACCCGGGGCGAGTACGCCAGGGCAGTCGACCGCGCCGTCTTCCCCGGGCTCCAGGGCGGCCCGCACAACCAGACCACCGCCGCCATCGCGGTGGCCCTGAAGGAGGCGGCGGGGCCGGACTTCGCGGCGTACGCCCATCAGGTCGTCGCCAACGCCCGCGCGCTGGGCGAGGAACTGGCGGCACGCGGCTTCGACCTCGTGTCCGGCGGTACGGACAACCACCTGCTGCTGGCCGACCTCACGGGCAAGGGAGTCTCCGGGAAGATCGCGGCCAAGGCGCTCGACCGTGCCGGGATCGTCGTCAACTACAACACCGTTCCCTACGACCCCCGGAAGCCCTTCGACCCGTCCGGCATCCGCATCGGCACACCCGCCCTGACGTCCCGGGGCGTGCCCGCCTCCGAGATGGGGGCGGTGGCGCAGTGGATCGATCGTGTGGTCGATGCCGCTCGTACAGGTGACGAAACGACCGTTTCCAAGGTCAGGGACGAAGTGAGGACGATGATGGACGCCTATCCGGCGCCCGGCCTCCCCCTGGTCTGA